The genomic segment ATCAATACAAAATATCAGACTTAATATTATAAGCCTCCAAGGTATTTGACATAATACAAGACACAGATGTCTAATATGGGTAATCACATAGCACCATTTTTCTTTGTAAGGGTATGTTCTCACGGCAAAAGGTCTGTTCCCGGGGGGCGCTGGCAGAACCTGCCGGCACTGAGACCTCTCGGAAATGTGGATTCCAAAGAAAAAATTCACACATTACTTCTTTTTGCAGAGGCTGGAATcagaatttccgcggcagatgtttcggccgcagaaattccattgtgtgcctgatgcagcaaaatcccattgaaaatagtGGAAAttcgcccgtgtgaacataccttaaaggacaactgcagcgcaatatacacttatcccctatctacaacataggggataagtgtttgatcgcgggggtccgcccGCTGggtcccccctcgatctccctaacggggcgccgccattagcgctcatggtgacgtagcgtcgacctagaggtcgacggtgacaccccatctcctccccgtccccatacagttctatggagaagacggggaggcacgaacgctgcctccccgcctttcccatagagatgtatggaggaggcgtgccggctgcaacgtcatgctgcggctggcacgccccctgcacggcacagccgcggccgcgtacaggagatcacaaggggtcccagctgtcggaccccccgcgatcaaacacttatcccctatcctatggataggagataagtgttaatcacgctgcagatgtcccttAATGCTCTATTCACAGTTCTTTGTTAATACATTCAGCACACATACCAAACCTATCCATAGGCCCCAAAAGCTAAAAGTTAGCTTCAGTTGTGTTCACTGTAGGTCTTCCTCTTTGAGCTAAATACTCGGGCTATGACCTTTTTATTCTGAAAATAGTCAAACCTCCGCAAATGGCATATCTAATAGTAGAAAAGGCATTTACATAAATTCTTCCAAGAATGTATTTGAAACAttgtattataaaaataaataaagggaaaaggGCAACAATGAGAAATTAGACATATCTGAGCAGTGGACATGATGGCTTGTTTAGAGTTTATTAAATATGATAAGTGATCAATACTATAAATGTTCTGACCTGTTTCAATATAGGAGGTTACGTTACCATTTATGTTTGCACCTCCCCTACCAAAGGGGTGTGGCTTCcatataaaaggggtgtggcttccatataaaaggggtgtggtttaaaTGTAGTGGATGTTTTGTCACATTATTGAAACTTTGTAAAAAGTAGCTATATTTTTGCACAACTTCACCTCATaggtgcattgtaaaaaaaaaaaaaaaaaatcaactcccagtatgcccggacagctgttggcaggAGCCAATGGGGCAGTGGGGCTAGGAGGACAATTGATGAagggggaaagagggggttagtgATTGGATGGGGGGAAAGGGAAGTGAAGGAAGAAGACAGGGAGAGGTTATCTAAAGTGGTTGAGGCCCTTTTGTGGTGTACCAGCCATGTTAAGAACCTGCCACCCTCCCTCCCTTGTTGGTTCAGAGTGTTACCGGACTGTTCTGGGGGGAGTTGTTTTTGGTCATGATGTGAAGGTGGTAGTATTCCTTGTTGTGGCAGCCTTTTAGGTAGGTGGGGGGAATCCTTAGGGTATGTCCATACGGCAgaaattccatgcagaatttcGCAGAAGAATTCCACTGGAAATTTCGCTGCAATTTACTGCAAATTGATTTAAATGGAATTCCGCAGTCCCATTAAGACAGCAGCATGTCCGCAGCCGGCATTccaccatggaaattctgctttccACATTCCGTCAAAATGTAACACTAGTCTTATATGTTGCAGAAGTCCtctgtggaatcccattgaaatctatggggcttgaatttcacagaattctgtgtttagatAACATAGAACTCCACCACAATTTCGAGGTTTGCTGAACAGAATTTCTGTGAAATTGTGGACATTTCACTATGTGAATatatccttaggctatgttcacctggtggaatgtccacaaagaaaatttccgtgcagacattccacagacagcggaGCGCCGGTAGAACATGCCaatgctaggaccgctcagaaatgtgccgtctcatagacagaaatgcatttcctagaggaatccgcaaaaacattgaaTAGTTCAGTTCAGTCAGGATTTCCATGGTAGATGTTGCagccgtggaaattctgcagtgcaaACAGAGAAGCAggattccattgaaatcaatgggactctgctgctacggaatgtctgtgcggaatattcATGCGGAAATCCACACgaacattctgccatgtgaacatacgtTTGGGGTTGGTAATGGAAAAGGTGATGAAATGGTGGAGAGGGGAACGAATTAAAGGTTCTGGACTACCTGGTTTGGTGATCAATAGGTTTTGGTGCTGGTGGTTTCTGGTTCGTTGGCCTGCCTCTGGGCCAGTGGGTATTGGCTTGAGACAAAATAACCTGCTGGTGTGGAGAGTGAGACTGCCAGCAACCTGGTAGGCTTTGAGAACTTTCTTCTGGGTTGTTGTAGAATGAAAGTACAGATGTTAAATGTGGGGAATTTCGCGATCATGAGGTTTTCTACAATGTGTTTATATAATGTTATGTAATAAAATGGCTGCTGTGGCCATTAAATCCACTTCAGTGAGTATGTTGTTATTTACttatggacttaaaggggtactccggtggaaaaatttttcaaatcaactggtgccagaaagttaaacagatttgtaaattacttctaattaaaaatcttaacccttccagtacttatcagctgctgtatactacagaaatactacagagaaagttttttccagtctgaccacagtgctctctgctgacacctctgtccatgtcaggaactgtccagagcaggagagttttttttatggggatatgcttctaatctggacagttcctgacatggacagaggtgtcaatagaGAGTACTGTTATCTGACTGGAAAGAGCTgctcaattttctctgtagtatatagcagctgataagttctggaagggttaagattggtgccagaaatctgtttaactttttggcacaaattgatttgaaaacatttgttttccacttgtttccaccggagttcccctttaccaGTACCCTTTCAATGAAGAATTTAGTATGTGTGGGTGCATTATTGTATTGCATGAGACCAAGTAAGGCTGGGGTCACACTGCATTTAACCAATCTGTTGGTGTTATATGTCTGTATAATGTCCAAaaagaatgttaaaggggtactctgctgtaaaacatttttttttcttttttttatcaactggtgccagatagttaaaaagatttgtaaattactttatttaaaataaaatttatttaaaaatcttaatctttccagtacttatcagctgttatatgctccagaggaatttcttttctttttaaatttcttttctgtctgaccacagtgctctctgctgacacctctttctgtctCAGAAACTGAGCAGGATAGGTCTGCTATGGgtttttgctcctgctcttggcagttcctgagacagaggtgtcagcagagagcactgtggtcagatagaaaaaaaacttcctgtggagcatacagcagctgataagtactagaagggttaaacattttaaaaataagtaattttataattttttttactttctggcaccagttgatttaaaataatttttttccagcggagtacccctttaacttatattTAGATGCATACCATTGTATTTTTTTTGGCTTACAGCTGCCACGTGAAATTGTGCACATGGGCCAAAGTACGCAAATCACCTTTGAAAAGTCAATTTCAGTTCAGTGGTAACAAATTTATCAAGTGGGAATGTCGCACAAAAGTCACAAACCCCTCCAAGACACTGCTAATCTACACCAGAGCAGACATTGCTTACAAAAATGACATGTTTGAAAAGTACACGTTTTGGCGCAACGGGTTTGAAAGTCACATAAAAAGTCAGAGTAGAACTCTTTCCCCCTACTGAAGTAAAAAATGTGTACCGGCACCatctttatcacatgccctgaaccatttaatacatttggcgcaACTACACAtttccaccacacaaattaaaagGTATAAAAAATTTCCTAAACATGTATTAAGCCTGGTATTCTGGGCTTTAAAATTCTGGCATAACAAGAAGCCATAGGCTGTGTTTACACTATGTTCACCCAGTCTGTTGGTGGTATATGTCAGTATCCTGTCAAAAAGGGATGTCAACATTCTCCACAAAGTACTGGCACTAGTCTTTGCttgatcccttaaaggggttatccaggaaaaaacttttttttatatatatcaactggctccagaaagttaaacagatttgtaaattacttctattaaaaaatcttaatcctttcagtacttatgagcttctgaagtttaggttgttcttttctgtctaagtaatctctgatgacacgtgtctcgggaaccgcccagtttagaagaggtttgctatgggaatttgcttctaaactgggcgtttcccgagacacatgtcatcagagaggacttagacagaaaagaacaaccttaacttcagaagctcataagtactgaaaggattaagattttttaatagaagtaatttacaaatctgtttaactttctggaaccagttgatatataaaaaaaagttttttcctggaatacccctttaaggacacagcccatttttgcctaaaggacaaagccaattttatttttgcattttcgtttttttcctcctcgccctctaGGAGCCATAACACTTTAAAATTCCCAttcacagactcatatgaggggtTGTTTTTTCGCGGCTAATAacactttggaatgacatcacaaattttaccataaaatgcataaaaaagcTAAAACATTTGtgtatggaaataaaaataaaaaactggtaatttttgagggttttgtttttactccatacactttatggtaaaaatgacatgttttctttattctatgggtcaatatgtttaaaatgaaaaaatctcccgctgatgcccaccattagaacagtctgaagggttaatggcgggcatcagcgggattgctgatgtctgccattactagTGGGTCCCTGGCGGCTGATAGCAGCTGGTGCCCGCCATTCATAATGTGAGGATTGCTCCTGGGCTCACTTCATGTACAGGGCGTaattgtatgtcctggtgtgttaagtaccagggaaTCAGGACCTACATTTACGTCCAATGTAGTAATAGGTTAAAGAGGATATCTAACATTagcaaacagagctgatttctacaaaaagaaaacaccacatttgtctgcaggttgggtgtggttttacagctcagttccattgaagtgaaaggagctaagttgtaatacaGCTGCATACAGGTGTGGTGCTCTTTttcaaagaaattagctctgttttcctcTTATTGGATATTGGATATTCTTTAAGTTACTGTTAGGGAATTTGTTTTGAGATAAAGACAAAAAGCTGATTTGCTATTCATTCCCACCAATCTCCAGCGCTGACCACTGCACATATTTATACATGAGCTGCACTTTTCCTCATTCTACACTTTTGGGTGTATCTCCTTAATGACCAATTATGGTGGACAAGCGTCCATTTCTGCTGACCCTTCCTATATAAAATCCAAGTGAACTGAGACACATCACAAACCTCTCAGATCATTCCCTGCACCTTACTGCAACAATACACAACAAAATGACTTTCTCTGACGCTGAGAAGGCTGCCATTGTGTCCATCTTGGACAAAGCCTCCGGAAATGTCAGCGCTCTCGGTGCTGAAACTTTGGAAAGGTAATGATTTTATTTATTAGAACTGTGTTATGTCTTAGACTTTTTGAGAATCATCTACCTCACAGAAATGTTTGTTAGATCTGCTGGGGTCTCATCCCATAAATTAGGCTTGATTCTGCTTTCTATAGGTGCATGTTGAATGTCCATTTATAGTTTGCTATAATGCTTATCTATTTGTAATTTATCCTAGAATGTTCCTGGGCTTCCCCCAGACCAAGACTTACTTCAACCACTTTGACCTGAGCCATGGATCTACTGATGTTCAGACTCATGGCGGCAAGGTCTTGGGTGCTCTTGTACAGGCTGCCAAACATCTAGACAACTTGGAGGAATCCCTGTCCAAGCTGAGTGACCTGCATGCCTACAACCTGAGAGTGGACCCCGGAAACTTCCATGTAAGGCTCATAAATTCTGTTTGTTAAATCcttttaaatgtcttttaaaagctTTATAAACAATAAATGGAGTAGTGTCAAGCATGTACAAACTCATTGACCTACTCATAACAAACACTCAGGGCCCTGTTTTAGAGTTCACGAGGGTCCTAGAGGTCAGATCCttcacttatctcctatcttgtTTTTTAAAGAGAATTCACCTTTAAAGATTGAAACTACTGAAAATATGCCGTAATAGTTACATGAATGTCATTTACAGACAGCTGGATAAACAGAACAATCATTTTTACTCTGAAAGTTCTTCATTCTTCTTCCTTATAGCAAGCACACAGTATTATCATGTCATTTGTACGTGCCATGAGAAAGTTACCAAAATCTATTGAAAATGTTTCACATTTGATCTGTTGGGGTCGGTGCCGAGACCCCACCTATTATTAGAACGAGCATGAAGAAGGGTGCAATAGTACTCCTCACTCCCTGGCTGCTTCACTAGATGGCCCCTTAGATTTATAATGACTGTCTTTTTATTACAGATGCTGTCTCATTCCATCCTGGTCGTCCTGGCATCTCACTTCCCGGCTGACTTTGATGCTGCCACCCATGCCGCTCTTGACAAGTTCCTTTCAGTGGTGTCTCACATCCTCACCTCCAAATACAGATAAATGGAACAATCTTGAAATTGTAATATTAAATTTGAAATAAAATatctcacatttttttttcaactaaagCCTCTGCTTTGCATTTGTATTATTACCTATATTCTTGTATGCTTCACAGAAGGGGTATAACaacttaaaacttaacatttaatgtgCTATTTAAAAGACAGGACCCCACTGACAACAATACAACAGAAAAAGTAGTCACACCGGACCCAGAGACCATAGATTGTGAACAGCAGTCTGAGTCAGTCACAAAGGCCAAGGTAATGGTCAGGGAGTGATAGGGGATGAGCAATGAGAGGCCAGGGTGGGTAGGGCTGTGGCCCTAATATACCCTATCAGGGAGATGTCGTGCCACTATccctgctcgctcagggaactgtcggggcactcgtcctagaaaggacgacccctgccccggtctacCCCTTTGTCAATCCCTCTTTCTGAGCGGAAAACAGACGCCATAGCTGTGCATTCTGCCACTACAGATGCCAGCATCTCGCAGACAGCCACTGTGGGTCACATGAGCCAATACCCAGGagcagggctctgctctgggtCATTAGCACATCGCTACTCCCTGCACTATAACTTGTTATTGAGGGGTGCCTAAACGGATGGGATGTGATTGCGGTGTTGTTTCATTTGTTTACTCCATTTGGTGCACGTTATTGTAACTGTTGCACCTTTTTGGCCTCGGCTTTTATTTTACACTCTGTGTCATTAAGTTGTAGTTTATATTTGTGACATTGGTTGTTTATGCTCTGTAGCCCCTGACGAACCCAGTGAcctgggggaaacgcgttgggcgggCGGGCTGAATGTTCTTTAGCACAGGGATTGACAAAGGGgtagaccggggcaggggtcgtcctttctaggacgagtgccccgacagttccctgagcgagcagggATAGTGGCACGACATCTCCCTGATAGGGTATATTAGGGCCACAGCCCTACCCACCCTGGTCTCTCATTGCTCATCCCCTATCACTCCCTGACCATTACCTTGGCCTTTGTGACTGACTCAGACTGCTGTTCACAATCTATGGTCTCTGGGTCCGGTGTGACTACTTTTTCTGTTGTATTGTTGTCAGTGGGGTCCTGTCTTTTAAATAGcacattaaatgttaagttttaagttGTCATACCCCTTCTGTGAAGCATATTTTGAAACTGGGTATTTACTACAGAATTCTGTGATTTACTATATTCTTGTAATTTAATCATTATAAAGGGCATTTTCTGGTGCTCCATCTGGCTTTATATTTAATGTAAACTTCCTAGGATATGACCTAAACTTTATATATTAATGCATAGAGAATAGAGCAGGGATATAGAAGTGCTGTTCTATTATCCATACAGATATGTCTAATACATACCCGCATATAATCATTTACACAGGCATCAAGtcctagggaaaaaaaagtgtgggaactcacccaagatttccactcaagggctggtcctgtagaactcctgctaatgggaacggtgttcctgctgtgaaaaaagtgtgggaactcagttCCCAATGCGTTCCTGCAAGACTTGAGCCCTCCTTTTACAACAGATGAAAGCCAAATCCTATATTTCCAAGACAAATTTCATTTAGATGTGGGGTTCAAAGCAAAGATTAAAATGTGGCTCCCAAAAGGTGGTTGACACCACTGCACATCTACCCATGTTGGACAAGACAAGTAggtgcctttttttcccctcatctTCTTTCTATGATATGTGGGAGGATCCTGGACTTTTCTAACCTAGAATGTCTTGTTGAAAGAAGGAAAAAGACGAAAAGTATCCCTCTCTAGGCGCTGCTTTTCCCAATGGATTCACATAGTCAAAATTGTCTGGAAAAATGTTCTTTATTGACCAATGACGCATTTTGGGTTTCACCCTTCCTTTGGATTGGATTAATTATACAAACAAACATGCAGGGTACATATacacaaaaaaacgccaaacattTGGCAGGTGAGATTTAAAAAAGGGGGAGAAGTTTGTGCTCAGGTGTAGTCACATGATAGAGACCACATACAGATAAAACATCTGTTAGATTGCAGGAAGaacaaaagataaataaaatcTTTGTAGAATTGGACATTCAGGTTAGAAAGAGGTTGGTTCCTAAGTATAATTTAAACAGTAACTTAAACAGCAACTTATTAGTTTTTTGTAATTTGTAAACTATGTTGAAAGTTAGGCTTGCACCGCACATGAATAAAGATGTAGCGGATATCAAGATGCTTCACGCAACCAAGAGCAAGGCTTGCGGGGCACGTAGAGGATGAGATGGTTGTTCTCCAGAATGTGAGTTTGCGGAACTCGGCTTTCCCAAGGACAGAATACACTGTGATAGAGAATACGTAAAATGAATAGCATATACAGAACATACATAAAGGATTTCGGGGAATGTGATAGATATGGTACACGGCACATcactcctgaggaagtcacctgAGAGTGACAAAACGCGTGGGGTTCCGGTCTCCCCCCTGCCCTGCTATCATCTTCACCATTGCTCCTCCGTCTGTGGTTTGCTTGTCTATTTATGTTTCATTATTTGCATTAATTATGTATTATTCCACTGACTATGACTATTTTTGCATGTGGCTTACGTTTTTTAGATTTTGGAGCACTAGTTGTATTGCTGTATTGTACTCAGAGCAGAGTTGGGgttagggggttcatggcccctcccctagtGGTTTTGTCAGGCTCAATATTGagcctttttaattgtttttagatgTTTGTGTATCCCTTGTTTATATGTGGTTTCCATAATAAAGTTTATTTATCATCTACATATGCTTTGGGTGTGCACTATATGCAGCAAACTCTTTTTCTGATATGTA from the Hyla sarda isolate aHylSar1 chromosome 8, aHylSar1.hap1, whole genome shotgun sequence genome contains:
- the LOC130284300 gene encoding hemoglobin subunit alpha-3-like, coding for MFLGFPQTKTYFNHFDLSHGSTDVQTHGGKVLGALVQAAKHLDNLEESLSKLSDLHAYNLRVDPGNFHMLSHSILVVLASHFPADFDAATHAALDKFLSVVSHILTSKYR